DNA from Prionailurus bengalensis isolate Pbe53 chromosome X, Fcat_Pben_1.1_paternal_pri, whole genome shotgun sequence:
ATTGTTGAGGAGATCAGTCCACATGTAGGAGAAAGGCTACCATCTCAGATTCCTGGGAGATCTTGATATTGGGCTTTTCTCACTCTCTACCAAGCCagacaggaaaaacaaattcaacaTGGCTTTGGAAGAAACAAGGACAAGCATTAAGTGCAAGGGGATTTCAGGGAGTTTTTAGGAAGGTAGGGACAGAATCCTCCCTTAAAAGGGTTTCTACCCAAGGGAAGTGCTAAATTAATCATAGTCCAGGTGCTGGTTTAATGAGAGCATTTCCAATTGTCTTGTCTGTTCCACTGTCGCCTTAAGAAAGCGTATCACCGCACTACAGCAGTTTactgtgaaaaattttaagagaagaaatttGAGAATATGGAAGAGATTATTCCACAAGGCTATGAAATTCTGACTCAAAAATCAAGAAGCATTATAGTCACCTGAAGAATAAGGTTCATCTCTGATCAGACTATATAGAGACACTGAAACATGGACCCAAAACGTGAGCATGATACATGCAAGTCTGGGCTTTTCAAATTTTAGTGGAAATATTGCCTGTCAAAGCCATTAATGCTGTTAGcgtatatattactatatatgcCTTTGGCATATATGtgtcaaccctgaggtcaagGAGTCAGAGAAAACAAGTTGGCTTATTTTGAGAGGACTGTAGATAAAGTAGCGTCCTTGGGGGAAAATGGAGTTTCGCTTTAAGGTTAGAGGTAGAGAATATTGAGGAGATTGCTAGCTATGATGTCAGAGTTCTAGAAGGGTAGGGATGTGGATAGATACCTAGCGACAGAAATTCAGAGAAGTGTGAAGACACACGGAGAAGGAAGTAGAGCTCTCTTGGAGCTTGTAATTTGGATGATGACCAAAAACAATGGATAGGTGAGAAATGGGATGAGTTCTAAACTAGGCCAGACCTCAAGAGGTTTGGCCACTAGTAAGAATGATTCAAAGTTTACTACAAAGCCAGAACATGGCTATAGAGTGGGTGTCCGTGAGATACCGGACGCCTGGTGTAAATGAACAGGCATAGCTCCCCATGCCTCCTGCTCTCTCACACAGGACTGTCCAGAGGTTGTGGTTCGGTGGGCTCATTGGTTTGAGTAGCAGTGGTCAAAGGCAGGTTTTGAAGTACCATCAAAGTGTAATAAGAAATCAGtgcagttgacccttaaacaacacaggtttgagcTGTGTAGCTGCACTtgtgtggcatatatatatatatatacacacacacataatgtatatgtgtgtgtgtatatatatatatgtgtatatatacacatgtacatacatacagtactgtaaatgtgttttctcttccttatgattttcttaataacactttcttttttctagctcaCTTTAAGAACACAGTGTATACTACATGTAAtgtacaaaatgtgtgttaatcgGCTATttctgttattggtaaggcttcccgTCAataataggctattagtagttaatgTTTGGGGAAACCCAAAGTTATGTGTGGATTTTTCATTGTGCAGAGGGTTGGAACtcctaacccctgtgttgttcaagggtcaactgtatattacTTTGAGATGGATTAATGATGTTTTGTCATTTTAACCGCTTCCGCATTTGCTAGAGAACCTGGGTAGATTTATGAGTGGCTTGACAAAATGGGACAGCGATTGTCCAATGACCTTTCAAAATGTATTAGTTGGGTggtcattttatttgttattccCATCCAGTCGCATAGTGCCTTGGGAAATCAACGTCTATTCCGTGGTAGTAACAACATGGCAGGCTAGACAACGTACAGAAGAAATTCAATTTTGTTGGAACATAATTTATTATTGCTACCTCCTTAATCAGAAAGTTAGGATAGTATTCAATAATTTGATTgattaactttttctttatgcCCATGCAAACAAATTGTCCTGCGTGTCTCCAAACAGAGATATCTAGTATCAGTCTTCAAGCCTTCCTTACTTTGATACCAATTTTGGGGCTTGAGATAAAATGTGAGTGTTGTTTATGTGataattattttgtatgtaataAATTATGCTCATATTTTTCTACGTGATTATTGCCATTACTCTAAAGTTTCAAGTCTTTTGTTGCTTTACGGCTTCATATTTTAATTCTTCAATAAATCTGGAATTCGTTCTATAATATGAATATAGTATGAAGGGAGAtcccaattttatatttttattaacatgttGACAATTTGTCTTCAGCAACGTTAATGGAATCTAGCTTTTTCTACATTGATCACTGATGGTCTTTTAAATCATCTGCCAATTCCTGGGCTCTGTGTCTCAGGTATCTGttcattatcatttattttccatctcttcttaGGCTAGTCCCACTTTTAACTACTCTATCTTTATGTTATTATCTCAGGTAGGGTTAACGCCCCGTTCTTACTCTCCTCTGTGaaattcttttagattttcttacAGTTGAATTTAGAATAGTCTTgacagatttaaagaaaaaaatcctgctcAAGTTGTCTCTGTAATTGTACTAAATGCATGTCGTAGCTTAATATTACTTGGCATTCTTACggtattcagttttcttttcagaaagaatGAATTCTTCATGTTTTCGAGTCTTCTTTTATGTCTATGGATACCATGTTGTACTTTTTGTCATGATGTGCCCCACTTCCCAGTCTTAtgttaaagaatattttgttgtCGTTATTTCTGCTGGGTCGGGCTGTTGTcgttattttatttgttctccCAAAGGCTGCAGACTTAAAGATACTGAAGGATATATTATCTCTTTCTGTGTCTACTAGAGGTCTCCAGGAAGAATCAAACAAAGCATTTGTGCATACATTAGAATGCTGTATTGCTGAATGTATTTCAGCAGTTCATTGGTTTTCTGAGGGACtattttccattctctctgcAGCAGTGATTTgacttttcaaaatacaaatatactgTGAAGTTAACAGgaccatgaaaaaaattttaaaggagaacaGAACATTTCTCTGACGTTAACAGACTTAGTATAACTTCTTGATGTGACAGTAATCTATCTTTGCTGGGAGAAATGCAAACATACCGTTATTCATTCTTTTGACAAACTTGGAGAGAGTGCCTTCTGCTAGACACCTGCTACTTCCAGAGTGAGGTACTGGGGACAAAAAGGAAGCATCATGCAAATTTGAGTAAAGTGTAGTTGCCAGACTTGTAGAGGTCAGAGTCTAGTGGAGGTGACAGGCACACAAGTGATGCAGTTTGTGATACAGTTTGTGGTGTTTTTCAGAGTGCTCTAGGGTTGTAATAAAGGGACGTACTCATTTTGCATAGAGGAAAATCTCCTGTGATGTGACATTGGAGCTAGGTTTTTAAGGTTGAGTAGAAATTTAACTGGCTGAACCCAACACGAGTGGGATTTAAAAGTTGAGGGCTTCGGTGTATTCATTTGATCAACCAATATgtactgagtacttactatgtgtgccaggcactgttctaggcactggagacACAGCAGTGCAAAAGACTGATAAAATCCAAGCCCTCATGAAGCTCATATCCGGTAAGGGTGACTTCCATTAAACAGTTATACGTAACATAATTTTACGTAGTATATATTCTATAAAGAAGAGAGAGTAGAAAGAGAACACTGGAGCGGGCATGTGCATAGATTATTATTTTAGACAGAATGGCCATTCAAGGAAAGGAATAGAGTAAAGGAACAATGCAAgcaaagatggggggggggagaacatTAGTGAGCAGAAGGAAATCAAGTGAAAGGCTACTATAGGAACAAGCTTGGGGGCATATTCAGAGAAGAGTGAACAGATCGATGTAGCATTTAGATACATAGTACAAGCACCGAGGTAGATTGGAGACAGAATAAGAAGGGTCCCGTATGCCATACCAAAGTGGTTtaattttgtctccttttttcctgctttattgagaACACGTTGTGTCAATTTAAGGTAGGCTGCATGTtggtttgatacatttatatgttgCAAAAGAATTACCGACATTGCATTAGCTAATACCTGCATCATGACATCTAATTGCCATTGCTTTTAGGTggggagaacatttaagatctattcactcaagggtgcttgggtggctcagttggttaagcatctgactcttggtttcagctcaggtcatgacctcacggttcgtgagttccagccctgcatccggctctgcactgtcagcaaggagcctgcgtgggatattctctctctctctctctctctctctctctctctctctctctctctctccacccccctcactccctccctcactcattctctctctcaaaataaataaacttaaaaaaaacatctaTTCGCTTAGCAATTTTCAATTATGTAATACAGTATTGACTATAATTGCTATGATCCCATTAGATCCTgagaacttactcattttataactggaagtttggatCTTTGACCTATATCTCCCTTTTTTCCCTACGCTTCATGGTAACTACCATTCTAgcctgtttctatgagtttggctctTTCAGCTTCcgcatataagtgatatcatatggtatttgtctttctctgtctgacttatttcacttagcgtaatgccctccATGTCATAAGGTCCATCCACATCACAAATTGCAGAATGttctttctcatggttgaatacacatatatcacattttctttatccattcatccatcgatggacactttttcccatgtcttggctattgtgaataatgctgaaatgGGTGTAGAGATATCTCTTTGAGGTCTCATTTTCGTTTTGTTTGactatatacccagaagtgggattgcttgCTAAtatagcatttctatttttaaaggttatttatttattttgagacagagagcacatgtgcatgtgtgtgtgaacaggggaggggcagagagagagagggagagagagaacccaagcaagccccacactgtcagtgctgaggccgacgtggggctcaatcccacaaaccgtgagatcatggcctgagccgaaatcaagagtcagatgcttcactgactgagccaccaaggcaccccttggTGCCTGTTTTTAATCgatcgaggaacctccatattgtgtttcatagtggctgcaccaatgtacATTTCCATCGACAGTACACAAGcattcccctttcttcacatccttaccaacacttgttatttcttgtctttttgatcagAGCCATTCtaccaggtgtgaggtgatatgtcattgtggtttttcctgataattagtgaGGATTCATGATGTTGATCATCTTGgcattaattttattctttaagtaatGGGAACCGTCACTTGTTTTAAAGGAAAGTTGATTGGAATGATTGTTGATCATTTGGAATATGGTtgagaacaagaaaaaattagAGGCAACATGGCAACTTAGGAAGAGTACataatattggcaaggatgttcTTGGCCTAAGTAAAGACAGTGGCTGCAGTATGAGAGAAGAAGGGGTGGATTTGAGATGTGCAGAAAAACTTGACAAGAATGTAGGCCTCATGAGGGAAGGGATTTTTGGTCATTGCAACATCCCCAAGCATCCAGAACACTGACTTCACATGATAGATCCTCACTAACTATCTGTTGGATGAATGGGGAATTTGGCGGCCGACGCGGTGTTTTGgagggaaatgaatgaaaagtatCTTTGAGGGAGTGATAGAAGATGATGCTCAGCTTTTTCTAGATGAGTGATGAAGTGTAGAGTGATGCCATCAGGTAGGGTAGGCAAATCTGACAACAAGATGGACTGGCAGTGGGAAGGGGGTAAGGAGGGAGAACCGTGCCTAATATGTTTGGGGGTGAAACTGGTTGGGATGGTTTCCCACAGGCCGTGTATATTCCGTGATTAAACTGTGCATCTCTAGAACGCCTGGCTGCAAGAGTTTTTTTCAGCATGGGCAATTTTACCTGGACCATCCTGTGCTTTGCTGTGCGTCTTCTAGGGGAGGAGTGCAAAGAAACAGAGGGATGGACGCAAGTGGCCACCTAAGCGGATGGAAACTCCTTCCACTCTTTGGTAATGGTTAggggaggttgagagagagaaacaggtgactctaaaattttgccttttataCACTATTATTGCAAAATGCTATCTTTAGCTATCCAACGGGAGTCCCCGTTGACTTAGGCCAGGCTCCAGTCCCAAGGAGGACTCAACAGCCACTTACACGTCGGAGTAAATGCCAGGAGGACTGACTGCTTGTACCACCCATTAATCCCCTCACCAAGTACCTCCACTTGATATTGGATTTACTGGGAGGAAATGCGTTTTCTGTGCTGAGTTCAGAGAATAATCTAGCACTTTCCAGTGAGGGTTAACAGTTCCTCCTAAAGACAAACTAAAATGTGAAAGGGAGAACACTGGAAGAGATTAGATCTTTATAACTAGCCTTACCTCTCCAGCTTCCATCTCAATCAGGCACTCCGTGCGTTGGCTCCGTTGGGggaaatctcttatttttttaatttctctctatttctatttgtttACGTTAGATAGCATTTACTGTCAAAGTGGCTAATCTTTTAGAATTGCGGTTTTTAGAGCTGATCGCgataagaaataaaagttttgcCAAAGAGAATTCTCGCTTTTTAAAGTATATGACTGTTCGCACTTTGATCTTCGCAGATATGACTATATGGCAGCCCACGGAGGCAGAGTGCTGGGTCAAGTGGTACACCAGGAGGCAGGAGTGTCAGTAGAGAAGGTAAATGGCCTAGAGCCGAGGCAGGACGATGTCGCTGTGTTTCCTCTGCAGCTTACCAGACCCACCAGTCAGGCACTTGCCTCTTATCAGAACTACGAGAATACAGCACCCCCTCAAGCTTCTCTTGAGTTTGAAGGACTGGAAGAGCTTATCAAAACTCCCCCAAATGATTCACCCACTGGAGAATACAGGTGCAACTTTCTGTGGTCAAATGCGGGTGACGACAGCTATCGAGACCAGAGCCCACAGAGGAGCTCAATCTACGGCCCCTCTCTGCTCAGTTGCCTGGACTCGACGGAAGATAAGAGGGTGGCATGTGACACAACCGACTATTATCAGATGACACAAGCGACAAGGCCCCAAGCGGAGGAGGGATCCTCCAACAAgtggaaaaacaacagaaaactacagagagagaaaagagcgcCGATTCGGAGAGCACCACGCATCGTTCCAGATCCAGTGcctgagagaaaaagaacagctCCCATTAACCCTGCATATACGATTCGAAAGTCAAGAGTCGTCAACAGAGTCCACACGAGGCCATATAGGGATAGGGTGATTCACTTACTGGCCCTGAAGGCCTACAAGAAATCTGAACTGCTTCTTCGGCTTCAGAAAGACGGCATCACCAAAGATGACGAGAACACCCTCGGGGAAATTCTGCAGCAGGTAGCCAATTTGAATACTCAGAATTTTTCATATACCTTAAAGGATTACGTTTTTAAAGAGGTCCACAAAGACTGGCCTGGGTATAGTGAACTAGACAGGCAGTCGTTGGAGTTGGTGCTCTCCAGAAAAGCAGACATAGTTCAGCACGCTTCTGGCACCAATCACACAGCATCTTCTGGAGGTTCTGCTGCAGCTAAAACATTGGAGGACGAGTTTTCCAACTTAGCTCATATTAATTTATCAAGGAAAAAAGTTCGAATATCTCACCTGACAACTGCAACACAGTCACTCTCAAGTAGTCATTCCGTTAACACCAGGGCAGAGCCTCCCGTAGGCCTCTCGCAACCTTCCGGAGCTACTGCCAatgttctccctcctccaccgccccccacccaccttccccttccAAATCCTCCTCAGCCTGCATGTGCCAGCAGCAATTCTAGTAGCTTTTCAGGAGGACCTGGCACTCAAGACCCAGGCGTTGACAGTTTTAGTCGAAATAGGAAAATCTTTCCGAGGCAGCAGGGAAGACATACTACCCTGGAAACATTGCCCCCAACCTCTGTCCAAAGAAAGTATCTAAAGCTTAAGAAGGAAATGCACGTGATGTCCTACAAGAAGTCCAAATATGAATTTAGAGAACACAAAGCAGAGAAGCAAGAGCACGATACGGAGACGATGGAGGAACAGAAGACAGATCCGGACCGACGAGGGGAAAGTGCGCAGCCAAACCCTAATGACGAAGTTGAAGAAGTTTGCACTGCTTCCGATGAAACTTGGTCAGCATCTGGATGCCCCGATTATTTGGCTCACTACGTCACTGTAGTGTCTTTGGAGCAGCGGCAGCAATACGCGCAGGAATTTAGAGCAGAATATGATGAATATCAGGCCTTGCATACCAAGATGCTAAGTCTATCTCGAATATTTACTAAGCTGGATTTCCAAAGGAAGCACCTCTCTCCAGACTCAAAAGAATATCaggaaattaataagaaaatctcTCTGGAATATGAAAAGATGAAATGGATTCATCCCAATTAtggtggagaaaaacaaagatgcCTGTACCTTTATAACAAGCTGGCTCacattaaaagattaataaaagatTACGACCAGCGGCAAGTGCTAggatcagaataaataaacacaagccgatttgttgaaaatactgaaTTACTTGCTCTAGGATTCTAAAGGGATGAAACCACTCTGTCGAAACATTCAGGAGtaccactttaattttttctttctttttatgtttctctttattttaatgttcatttttgatgtttatgttCATTTGGTTTTATGTTgctttatgtttgtgtattttttaatgttatgttatttttctttttcgtttctttttcctttgcttttctgtacCCCTGAAGCTGTCTCATATGATCCTTTTTACACCTAAAACTTGTGTTTTCActcccttaaaaaaaacataccaagGATTCAGTATCTTtgagtcacattaaaaaaaataaaagcctctaATGAGTAATATGAAGTCATAGCGTCTTTTTCTCTGACCTTTAATGCAAAAGCATCCTTAAAACATAGAAGTTTAGAAATTTGCACAGAATACCATGATTCTTCGAACAGTacccattttcatttcattaagtTTCTTCGTTGACCTTGCTTGACACTGTTCCTTGCATTTATGTTAGGGAACACGTTATGTGCTCAAACATGCAAACACTTTGAGCTAACAATTCAAATTGTGTCGTCTTTTCAAAGCGCTATCATTTGCAATAGGAAACATCGTTTCCCAGGctaagtttttaaatgtcttcaaagATTTGAGTCCTGTCCTCACTTGATATTTGTCTCCAACATCCCAAAGACCACTGGTACATACCAAAGAATAGGTTATGTATGATACGAAGACTAgtgataaaatgaaaacttagaaaCTTACCCACCAACTTAGGAATTAGAACATTCCCATTGCTATCATAGCTACCTTTGTTTTCCTGTCATCTACCCTGCGTCCCCCAGGAACTGGAAAACACTTCCTCAAATTTACTTTTACCTTTcccttgcttttttaaaatacttccacTATATTTATAAGCATCCCTAAACAGTATATTGTTCAGTTTTTTTATCTTTGTGAAAATGATGTCATACTGCCTGTAGTCGTCACCTTAGATCTTTCAGTCATTCTTAGGTTTCTGGGATTTCTTTATGCTGATGTAGAAAGCTGTAGcttattcattttctcacttcTCTGTTGAGTCATCAAGTGACCTCAGCATAATTTAGTTATCCGTTCTCTTGTGATGAGAGATTGGGTTGCTTCCCAGCTTTTGTTACTACCCacaatgttgctgtgaacattttttccccacatttatCCCTTTCTGTCATTTGCGCTCTTATGTTCGTGTCTTTTAttctctacatattttatttttaaagtatttatttattttgagagagagagagagaatgagtgggagaagggcagagagagacggagagagagagaatctcaagcaggttctgtgctgtcagcgcagagcccgacgtggggctcgatctcacaaactgcgagatcatggcccgagccaaaatcaggagttggatgcttaactgactgagccacccaggtgccctgtattcTCCTCTCTCTATTTTCAACCCCACAGGAATTTATTATTGCTTCTG
Protein-coding regions in this window:
- the LOC122476928 gene encoding RNA polymerase II elongation factor ELL2-like; protein product: MDRYDYMAAHGGRVLGQVVHQEAGVSVEKVNGLEPRQDDVAVFPLQLTRPTSQALASYQNYENTAPPQASLEFEGLEELIKTPPNDSPTGEYRCNFLWSNAGDDSYRDQSPQRSSIYGPSLLSCLDSTEDKRVACDTTDYYQMTQATRPQAEEGSSNKWKNNRKLQREKRAPIRRAPRIVPDPVPERKRTAPINPAYTIRKSRVVNRVHTRPYRDRVIHLLALKAYKKSELLLRLQKDGITKDDENTLGEILQQVANLNTQNFSYTLKDYVFKEVHKDWPGYSELDRQSLELVLSRKADIVQHASGTNHTASSGGSAAAKTLEDEFSNLAHINLSRKKVRISHLTTATQSLSSSHSVNTRAEPPVGLSQPSGATANVLPPPPPPTHLPLPNPPQPACASSNSSSFSGGPGTQDPGVDSFSRNRKIFPRQQGRHTTLETLPPTSVQRKYLKLKKEMHVMSYKKSKYEFREHKAEKQEHDTETMEEQKTDPDRRGESAQPNPNDEVEEVCTASDETWSASGCPDYLAHYVTVVSLEQRQQYAQEFRAEYDEYQALHTKMLSLSRIFTKLDFQRKHLSPDSKEYQEINKKISLEYEKMKWIHPNYGGEKQRCLYLYNKLAHIKRLIKDYDQRQVLGSE